The Paramisgurnus dabryanus chromosome 6, PD_genome_1.1, whole genome shotgun sequence genome has a window encoding:
- the LOC135744228 gene encoding E3 ubiquitin/ISG15 ligase TRIM25-like, protein MAEASVSLTQDQFICSICLDLLKDPVTIPCGHSYCMSCITDYWDQKRDYSCPQCRQTFTTRPVLGKNTMLVEVVEILKKTKLQAARPDHCYAEPGDVECDVCTERKHKAVKSCLVCLNSYCQNHLEQHEKFFKGKKHNLIDATGRLQQMICSQHEKLLEIYCKTDQLCICYLCMVDEHNEHKTVSAAAERTEKQKQLKETQRKYQQRIQKSQKKLQELRDAVETHKRSAQTAVDDTERIFTQLIRSIERKRSEVTQLIRDQEKAAVSEAEGLLKRLEQEIDDLRRRDAELEQLSHTDDHIHFLQSFKSLSVPLGSTNSERTVNSLLGFNESVSHLRKKLENFCREEIETISGRVNNITIMELQIRQEILKYFRQFKLDPNTANKRLCLSEGNRVITYTNILQSYPDHLDRFDFYLQVLCSESVSGRCYWEVEWSGAVYISVSYKSISRKGDSDCRFGCNDQSWSLCCSDSSCSFFHNNIETKLPVVSRFSRIGVYLDHSSGSLSFYSVSDTMTLIHKVQTTFTKPLYPGFGVVNVQQSALFKIIKRQSKVKLCDTSLCQ, encoded by the exons ATGGCAGAAGCGAGTGTCTCTTTGACTCAGGATCAGTTCATCTGTTCAATCTGTCTGGATCTACTGAAGGATCCAGTGACCATTCCCTGTGGACACAGTTACTGTATGAGCTGTATTACAGACTACTGGGATCAGAAGAGAGACTACAGCTGCCCTCAATGCAGACAGACATTCACTACAAGACCTGTTTTAGGTAAAAACACCATGCTGGTGGAAGTGGTGGAGATTTTGAAGAAGACAAAACTACAAGCTGCTCGTCCTGATCACTGCTATGCTGAACCTGGAGATGTGGAGTGTGACGTCTGTActgagagaaaacacaaagcTGTCAAGTCCTGTCTGGTGTGTCTGAACTCTTACTGTCAAAATCATCTTGAACAACATGAGAAATTCTTCAAAGGCAAGAAGCACAACCTGATAGACGCCACTGGACGACTTCAGCAGATGATCTGCTCACAACATGAGAAACTATTAGAGATTTACTGTAAAACTGATCAGCTCTGTATATGTTATCTGTGTATGGTGGATGAACACAATGAACATAAGACTGTATCAGCTGCAGCAGAGAGGACTGAGAAACAG AAACAACTGAAGGAGACACAGAGAAAATACCAGCAGAGAATCCAGAAGAGTCAGAAGAAGCTTCAGGAGCTGAGAGATGCTGTGGAGACTCATAAG CGCTCTGCGCAGACAGCAGTGGACGACACTGAGAGGATCTTTACTCAACTGATCCGATCCATTGAGAGAAAACGATCTGAGGTGACACAGCTGATCAGAGATCAGGAAAAGGCTGCAGTGAGTGAAGCTGAAGGACTTTTGAAGCGACTGGAGCAGGAGATTGATGATCTGAGGAGGAGAGACGCTGAGCTGGAGCAGCTTTCACACACAGATGATCACATCCATTTCCTCCAG AGTTTCAAATCTCTATCGGTCCCTCTTGGATCTACAAACTCTGAGAGGACGGTCAATTCTCTTCTCGGTTTTAATGAATCTGTGTCTCATCTGAGAAAGAAACTGGAAAATTTCTGCAGAGAAGAGATTGAAACAATATCTGGTCGAG TAAATAATATAACTATAATGGAGCTCCAAATCAGGCAGGAGATCCTAAAAT ATTTTCGTCAGTTCAAACTGGATCCAAACACAGCAAATAAAcgtctctgtctgtctgaggGGAACAGAGTGATTACTTACACTAACATACTCCAGTCGTATCCTGATCATCTAGACagatttgatttttatcttCAGGTGTTGTGTAGTGAGAGTGTGAGTGGACGCTGTTACTGGGAGGTTGAGTGGAGTGGTGCGGTGTATATATCAGTGTCATATAAGAGCATCAGCAGGAAGGGAGACAGTGATTGTAGATTTGGATGTAATGATCAGTCCTGGAGTTTGTGCTGCTCTGACTCCAGTTGTTCATTCTTTCACAATAACATTGAGACTAAACTCCCAGTAGTGTCCAGATTTTCTAGAATAGGAGTTTATCTGGATCACAGTTCAGGATCTCTGTCCTTCTACAGCGTCTCTGACACAATGACTCTCATCCACAAAGTCCAGACCACATTCACTAAACCTCTCTATCCTGGTTTTGGAGTGGTTAATGTGCAGCAATCAGCTCTTTTTAAGATAATCAAAAGACAATCAAAAGTAAAACTGTGTGACACTAGCTTGTGCCAGTAG